Genomic DNA from Acidobacteriota bacterium:
TCCTGCCGCATGTGCGTCGCCGCCTGCCCCTTCGGGAACATGCTCTGGGACGAGACCTACCATTGCGTCCAGAAGTGCGACCTGTGCGGCGGGGACCCCAAGTGCGTTCCCTTCTGTCCCACCCACGCCCTGGAGTACGTCCCGGCGGACCGGGCGGCCGAGAAGCCCGAGCCCTTCGCCTGGACGGGCGCTCTCGCGCCCTGACCACGGGGCCCGCCGGGACCCGGGGAACGAGGATGTGCCGGGAAGGAGCCTGAGATGACCGAACCGAAGGACGTGATCCGCGAGGTCCTGAGAAAGGCCTACCAGATCGAGGTGGACGGCTACACCTTCTACAGCATGACGGCGGAGAGGGCCGTCAAGCCGGCCGTCCAGGAACTCTTCGAGAAACTGGCCCACGACGAGGTCCAGCACAAGGCCTACTTGAAGGGCATCATGGGGCGGTACGAGGAAAAGGGGACCTCCGCCTTCGCCCTCGAGCGGAAGACGCCCGACTTGAAGGCCTTCACGGACTCGATCTTTTCGGAGAAGTTCCGCGAGCAGGCCCGGGGCGCCGACTTCGAAATGGGGGTCCTCTCCGTGGGCATGACCCTCGAAACGAGGGCCATCTCCTACTTTTCGGACGCCGCCCGAGGCGCCCGCGAGGCCGAGGTGAGGGACTTCTACCAGTTCCTGGCGGACTGGGAGAAGCAGCACCTCGACGCC
This window encodes:
- a CDS encoding ferritin family protein; amino-acid sequence: MTEPKDVIREVLRKAYQIEVDGYTFYSMTAERAVKPAVQELFEKLAHDEVQHKAYLKGIMGRYEEKGTSAFALERKTPDLKAFTDSIFSEKFREQARGADFEMGVLSVGMTLETRAISYFSDAARGAREAEVRDFYQFLADWEKQHLDALQTLYNGIRADFWSESGFAPF